One part of the Oenanthe melanoleuca isolate GR-GAL-2019-014 chromosome 26, OMel1.0, whole genome shotgun sequence genome encodes these proteins:
- the FGD2 gene encoding FYVE, RhoGEF and PH domain-containing protein 2 isoform X1, with translation MEGRADTQQSVVKLVAAFEEHCRDSTSARRDKQAGRQPQLPTFPASQSHSLAREENKEERNQQGQRGLSFKCLRSLRSKIREDDWRRPQGPGLEPGSQEPEEKKIALELLETEQAYVNRLHLLDQVFYTELMKEAKTGKTVPEEVVKMIFSNISSIYQFHAEFFLPELQKRMEDWNRNPRIGDVIQKLAPFLKMYGEYVKNFDKAVELITAWSEKSPPFQELIADIQKRKVCANLTLQHHMLEPVQRIPRYELLLKDYVRKLPPQSPDRGDAEKALEMIFMVAKHSNAAIAEMERLQNLWVVYQRLGLEDDIVDPSNELIKEGPIQKISTRNNSTSEKYLFLFNNMLLYCVPKVIQVGAEFQVHLRMDVEGMKVRELKDTEFPHTFLVSGKQRTLELQARSAEEMNNWIKAFQDAIDRKEKRSETFKAAVHGLETDTPALKTEELGRRAPQWVRDNLVTMCMRCKEPFNAITRRRHHCRACGYVVCARCSDYRAELQYDGNRPNRVCQECFIFLTGHTVLEDREGKNKGILEKGAAEVSSRSLLCSSLQLLDKNGKWGTRGWFVIPEDDPLVLYIYAAPQDVRAHTSIPLLGYQVRDVPQSESRHLFQLAQSRQVFTFMADTEELKRRWMKAMARSAAGITHPEEEDADPCDEAE, from the exons ATGGAGGGAAGGGCAGATACTCAGCAGAGTGTGGTGAAGCTGGTGGCTGCATTTGAAGAGCACTG CAGGGACAGCACATCTGCCCGGAGGGAtaagcaggcaggcaggcagccccagcttccAACATTCCCTGCCAGCCAGAGCCACTCCCTGGCCAGAGAAGAGAACAAGGAGGAGAGGAATCAGCAAGGTCAGCGTGGGCTCAGCTTCAAATGCCTCCGCTCACTGCGATCCAAAATCCGTGAGGACGACTGGAGGAGGCCACAGGGCCCAGGCCTGGAGCCTGGCAGCCAG GaaccagaggaaaagaaaattgcaCTTGAGCTGCTGGAGACAGAGCAGGCGTATGTCAACCGCCTCCACCTCCTTGATCAG GTATTCTATACAGAGCTGATGAAAGAAGCCAAAACTGGGAAGACAGTCCCAGAGGAAGTGGTAAAGATGATCTTTTCCAACATCTCCTCCATCTACCAGTTCCACGCTGAGTTcttcctgccagagctgcagaagcGCATGGAGGATTG GAACCGCAACCCCCGCATTGGGGATGTGATCCAGAAGCTTGCACCCTTCCTCAAGATGTATGGGGAATATGTGAAGAACTTCGACAAGGCTGTGGAGCTCATCACTGCCTGGTCAGAGAAATCACCCCCCTTCCAGGAGCTCATTGCTGACATCCAG aagAGGAAGGTCTGTGCTAACCTGACGCTGCAGCACCACATGCTGGAACCCGTGCAGAGGATCCCGCGCTACGAGCTCCTCCTGAAGGATTATGTGCGGAAACTGCCACCCCAGTCCCCCGACAGGGGTGATGCTGAGA AGGCCCTGGAGATGATTTTTATGGTGGCCAAGCACTCAAATGCAGCTATTGCAGAGATG gAACGGCTGCAGAACCTCTGGGTGGTCTATCAGAGACTGGGCCTCGAGGATGACATCGTGGATCCCTCCAATGAGCTGATCAAGGAGGGACCAATCCAAAAAATCTCCACCCGCAACAACAGCACATCGGAGAAGTACCTGTTCCTG TTCAACAACATGCTGCTGTACTGCGTGCCCAAGGTCATCCAGGTGGGCGCCGAGTTCCAGGTCCACCTGCGCATGGATGTGGAGGGCATGAAG GTGCGGGAGCTGAAGGACACTGAGTTCCCTCACACCTTCCTGGTTTCAGGAAAGCAGCGGACGCTGGAGCTCCAAGCCAG GTCTGCAGAGGAGATGAATAACTGGATCAAG GCCTTCCAGGATGCCATTGacaggaaggagaagaggagTGAGACCTTTAAGGCAGCAGTGCATGGACTGGAGACTGACACCCCTGCACTGAAG ACAGAGGAGCTGGGCCGCCGGGCCCCGCAGTGGGTGCGGGACAATCTGGTGACCATGTGCATGCGCTGCAAGGAGCCCTTCAACGCCATCACCCGCCGCAGGCACCACTGCCGGGCCTGTGGATAC GTGGTGTGTGCTCGCTGCTCCGACTACAGGGCCGAGCTGCAGTACGATGGGAACCGCCCCAACCGCGTCTGCCAGGAGTGTTTCATCTTCCTGACCGGCCACACTGTGCTGGAGGACCGCGAGGGGAAGAACAAAGGCATCCTGGAG aaaggagctgcagaggtATCGAGCAGGAGTTTGCTCTGCagttccctgcagctgctggacaAGAACGGCAAGTGGGGCACACGGGGCTGGTTCGTGATCCCAGAGGATGATCCCCTTGTGCTCTACATCTATGCAGCCCCCCAG GATGTCCGAGCCCACACCTCCATCCCCCTGCTGGGCTACCAGGTGCGGGACGTGCCGCAGAGCGAGTCCCGGCACCTCTTCCAGCTGGCGCAGTCCCGGCAGGTGTTCACCTTCATGGCCGACACGGAGGAGCTGAAGCGGCGCTGGATGAAGGCCATGGCTCGCTCTGCCGCGGGGATCACTCacccagaggaggaggatgcagaCCCCTGTGATGAAGCAGAATGA
- the FGD2 gene encoding FYVE, RhoGEF and PH domain-containing protein 2 isoform X2, with translation MEGRADTQQSVVKLVAAFEEHCQSHSLAREENKEERNQQGQRGLSFKCLRSLRSKIREDDWRRPQGPGLEPGSQEPEEKKIALELLETEQAYVNRLHLLDQVFYTELMKEAKTGKTVPEEVVKMIFSNISSIYQFHAEFFLPELQKRMEDWNRNPRIGDVIQKLAPFLKMYGEYVKNFDKAVELITAWSEKSPPFQELIADIQKRKVCANLTLQHHMLEPVQRIPRYELLLKDYVRKLPPQSPDRGDAEKALEMIFMVAKHSNAAIAEMERLQNLWVVYQRLGLEDDIVDPSNELIKEGPIQKISTRNNSTSEKYLFLFNNMLLYCVPKVIQVGAEFQVHLRMDVEGMKVRELKDTEFPHTFLVSGKQRTLELQARSAEEMNNWIKAFQDAIDRKEKRSETFKAAVHGLETDTPALKTEELGRRAPQWVRDNLVTMCMRCKEPFNAITRRRHHCRACGYVVCARCSDYRAELQYDGNRPNRVCQECFIFLTGHTVLEDREGKNKGILEKGAAEVSSRSLLCSSLQLLDKNGKWGTRGWFVIPEDDPLVLYIYAAPQDVRAHTSIPLLGYQVRDVPQSESRHLFQLAQSRQVFTFMADTEELKRRWMKAMARSAAGITHPEEEDADPCDEAE, from the exons ATGGAGGGAAGGGCAGATACTCAGCAGAGTGTGGTGAAGCTGGTGGCTGCATTTGAAGAGCACTG CCAGAGCCACTCCCTGGCCAGAGAAGAGAACAAGGAGGAGAGGAATCAGCAAGGTCAGCGTGGGCTCAGCTTCAAATGCCTCCGCTCACTGCGATCCAAAATCCGTGAGGACGACTGGAGGAGGCCACAGGGCCCAGGCCTGGAGCCTGGCAGCCAG GaaccagaggaaaagaaaattgcaCTTGAGCTGCTGGAGACAGAGCAGGCGTATGTCAACCGCCTCCACCTCCTTGATCAG GTATTCTATACAGAGCTGATGAAAGAAGCCAAAACTGGGAAGACAGTCCCAGAGGAAGTGGTAAAGATGATCTTTTCCAACATCTCCTCCATCTACCAGTTCCACGCTGAGTTcttcctgccagagctgcagaagcGCATGGAGGATTG GAACCGCAACCCCCGCATTGGGGATGTGATCCAGAAGCTTGCACCCTTCCTCAAGATGTATGGGGAATATGTGAAGAACTTCGACAAGGCTGTGGAGCTCATCACTGCCTGGTCAGAGAAATCACCCCCCTTCCAGGAGCTCATTGCTGACATCCAG aagAGGAAGGTCTGTGCTAACCTGACGCTGCAGCACCACATGCTGGAACCCGTGCAGAGGATCCCGCGCTACGAGCTCCTCCTGAAGGATTATGTGCGGAAACTGCCACCCCAGTCCCCCGACAGGGGTGATGCTGAGA AGGCCCTGGAGATGATTTTTATGGTGGCCAAGCACTCAAATGCAGCTATTGCAGAGATG gAACGGCTGCAGAACCTCTGGGTGGTCTATCAGAGACTGGGCCTCGAGGATGACATCGTGGATCCCTCCAATGAGCTGATCAAGGAGGGACCAATCCAAAAAATCTCCACCCGCAACAACAGCACATCGGAGAAGTACCTGTTCCTG TTCAACAACATGCTGCTGTACTGCGTGCCCAAGGTCATCCAGGTGGGCGCCGAGTTCCAGGTCCACCTGCGCATGGATGTGGAGGGCATGAAG GTGCGGGAGCTGAAGGACACTGAGTTCCCTCACACCTTCCTGGTTTCAGGAAAGCAGCGGACGCTGGAGCTCCAAGCCAG GTCTGCAGAGGAGATGAATAACTGGATCAAG GCCTTCCAGGATGCCATTGacaggaaggagaagaggagTGAGACCTTTAAGGCAGCAGTGCATGGACTGGAGACTGACACCCCTGCACTGAAG ACAGAGGAGCTGGGCCGCCGGGCCCCGCAGTGGGTGCGGGACAATCTGGTGACCATGTGCATGCGCTGCAAGGAGCCCTTCAACGCCATCACCCGCCGCAGGCACCACTGCCGGGCCTGTGGATAC GTGGTGTGTGCTCGCTGCTCCGACTACAGGGCCGAGCTGCAGTACGATGGGAACCGCCCCAACCGCGTCTGCCAGGAGTGTTTCATCTTCCTGACCGGCCACACTGTGCTGGAGGACCGCGAGGGGAAGAACAAAGGCATCCTGGAG aaaggagctgcagaggtATCGAGCAGGAGTTTGCTCTGCagttccctgcagctgctggacaAGAACGGCAAGTGGGGCACACGGGGCTGGTTCGTGATCCCAGAGGATGATCCCCTTGTGCTCTACATCTATGCAGCCCCCCAG GATGTCCGAGCCCACACCTCCATCCCCCTGCTGGGCTACCAGGTGCGGGACGTGCCGCAGAGCGAGTCCCGGCACCTCTTCCAGCTGGCGCAGTCCCGGCAGGTGTTCACCTTCATGGCCGACACGGAGGAGCTGAAGCGGCGCTGGATGAAGGCCATGGCTCGCTCTGCCGCGGGGATCACTCacccagaggaggaggatgcagaCCCCTGTGATGAAGCAGAATGA
- the MTCH1 gene encoding mitochondrial carrier homolog 1: protein MAAMAALPPGPLSPPGGGAAEAAAPEGAEGLFVLLGAGLAAASHPLLYVKLLVQVGHEPLPPTIGRNVLGRKVLYLPGFFTYARHIVEVDGKRGLFRGLTPRLISSTLSTITRGSVKKAFPLEDMEHVSNKDDVKTSLRKVVRETSHEMMMQCVSRLVSHPLHVISMRCMVQFVGREVKYSGVFSAIGRIFKEEGILGFFVGLVPHILGDVIFLWCCNLLAHFINTYAVDDNFSQASVIRSYTKFVMGIAVSMLTYPFLLVGDLMAVNNCGLRAGLPPYAPAFASWIHCWRYLSAQGQLFRGSSLLFRRAPVPAAFPID from the exons ATGGCGGCCATGGCGGCGCTGCCCCCGGGGCCGCTGTCGCCGCCTGGCGGGGGcgcggcggaggcggcggcgcctgAGGGCGCCGAGGGGCTGTTCGTGCTGCTGGGCGCGGGGCTCGCCGCCGCCAGCCACCCCCTGCTCTACGTCAAGCTGCTGGTGCAG GTTGGACATGAGCCACTACCTCCAACCATTGGAAGAAATGTGCTGGGGAGGAAGGTCCTGTACCTGCCTGGCTTCTTCACCTACG CCAGACACATCGTGGAAGTGGATGGGAAGAGAGGCCTGTTCCGTGGCCTGACTCCTCGCCTCATCTCAAGCACTTTATCAACCATCACCAGGGGGAGTGTGAAGAAG GCCTTTCCACTGGAAGACATGGAGCATGTGTCTAACAAGGATGATGTGAAAACTTCGCTTAGGAAAGTGGTGAGAGAG acATCCCACGAGATGATGATGCAGTGTGTGTCCCGGCTGGTCTCACACCCCCTGCACG TGATCTCCATGCGCTGCATGGTCCAGTTCGTAGGCCGGGAAGTCAAGTACAG TGGTGTGTTCAGTGCCATTGGCAGGATATTTAAGGAAGAAGGGATCCTGGGATTCTTTGT TGGGTTAGTCCCTCACATCCTGGGGGATGTCATCTTCCTCTGGTGCTGCAATCTCCTGGCTCACTTCATCAACACCTACGCGGTGGACGACAAC TTCAGCCAGGCGTCGGTGATCCGGAGCTACACCAAGTTTGTGATGGGG atCGCTGTGAGCATGCTGACCTACCCGTTCCTCCTCGTGGGAGATCTCATGGCAGTGAACAACTGTGG GTTGCGTGCGGGCCTCCCTCCCTACGCTCCTGCCTTTGCATCCTGGATCCACTGCTGGAGGTACCTCAGTGCTCAG GGGCAGCTGTTCCGTGGCTCCAGCCTGCTGTTCCGCAGGGCGCCCGTCCCTGCCGCCTTCCCCATCGACTGA